tcatttttaatttaagttaaaatttgtattttatttattttacatacGTTTGCCATCTCTACAGTTCAACAAGctgtaaatgtttaatttgcttgcattttaaagCCGGTATTAcgtgcatttaaataaaaatgtcaacaGAGCTTGCGGGCTCTTCTGTCGTAGTTTTTGtgaaatatttgttgtttaatttattcaatgaAATTCAGTTTTGTAGCTCTTATGAggatttaatttattaactgCGAGAGCAATTAATTTTGCACTCTCAATTCCAGGTTTCGATTTAATTGAGTATATTTTGAAACAAATGGGATCGCTGTTAACCCccttaaattttaataatgcaGACTGATTTAAAGATAAGTATCAAGCCTGAATTAATAGTCACGTaatgtttatataattttgcACATTTCCGTGCTGAGATAAACATTTTCGAATAATTTAATTGGTAATTTGGCGAGTACATAAACTAAAGAAATAAAAGTGAGTCTGCAGTTCGTAGCCCCATTCCCCCATTTAGTGCGATATCATATACGAGATTTGTGGGATTCTGTTCTACTGCTCtcgctccctctctctctgGCAGTGTTTCTGTCCCGCTTCTTGCCCATTTCCAATAAGCAATTCTACTTGCTTTATTGGTTTTCCGGACAAACTTGTTCGGAAGCCTCGTGGAGCGGACAGGTTGCTCCAAAGGGGAGAGAActcggagtcggagtcggagtcaGCATGTTTTCAAGATCAAAAAGCGAATGGCGGTGGAGCCGAAGAAATTGCACAAAAATTTACacacaacaaaagcaaaacgcgagagagagacagaggTAGAGCTACAGAGAGAGAGGGAACTGCAAAAGGGAACCTTTCACTGCAGGTacactttaaaaaattctACAATTATACATACGCTCATTTAAGGTTTTTGCATAGCTAGCTAACACAATTCAGTTATGACTGTATTCGATTCCtgaaaaactaataaataagcaatacctaatttttaatcgaaattaaaaaatatctataatATCTATAATCTATAATATAATCTATAATtgttatttcgaaaatatataatttaaagtatttatgGAATTATTCTATGTATTGAGAAGAGAAAACTGCCTTAATTCTGATGGAAAATGGTTTCTAAAGCATGttttagaaataaataagataaaTATTCACATGACTTCCGTTTCATAACTTTTGAGGATCAAGAAACATCTTTTGTACATGGCATCCGGTCCATCGcgaaaaaacataatttaaagtatttatgGAATTATTGATTAGAAAAAACTGCCTAAATTCTGTGGAAGATGGTTTCTAAAGCATGTGGTAgaaaaaaagataaatattttgtatatttgcaTCACATGACTTCCGTTTTATAAGTTTCTAGGAACAAGAAGGAACTATTGTACAAGTCTTACaatagtttttagttttataagAAGGCAAACCCAGTTTACTGTTCCCATCCCCTTCAGAATTGATTATAGCAGGTGCACCCATTTCTTTCCGTGTTACGTTTTGGACGGGCAAGGTGGAATTAGTGATGAACGTAAAGAAAGGCCGCGCAATTGAAAAGTGGCACAGATGCCAGGGCAGCGGCCCCAAAAGGCAACGGTACCGGAGTGCAGGAGCGCCAAAGGGAGTCCAGGAGCGGAGTGGGGGCAGCATCAGCAATCAAGGAAAAGGGGGAGGTGGCAGTGGAatggcagcaggagcaggagcgacgcaaaaaatgtgtgtgcgtATCAAGAAAAGCGGATGGCCGAGAGGGCTGCGCCCGGATAAAGATGTGATGCCCAGGGgcgtgggcggtgggtggtgggtgatgggtggtttttgggtggatTGCTGGCTTTTCTCTGGGAACAGTAGCACTCGATGTGCTgatgtgtatttttttttgttgtggcaTTTTGAGAAATATCCAGTAACTAAGGCAAAAAACTTACCTGTAAAATATGAGCACGCTGCGTAGCGAGCTGTTAAATAATTTACGGTACGTCGAAGATTTACGACCCACTGGATGTATCAAACTGCAATGATTCCGGAATATTTGATTATTCAAGAACTTTGGTggcacttttatttatatttattttactcttggtttttcttttcttttttcaagCGTGGAGTTATTGTTGATGCTGGCAAGTGAACGGGTTGTACGCAGCACTGTTTTGATTGAGCGCGCGCAAAAAATTATACACAAAATCACGCACACTGCGAAATCCGGATAGAGACGCACCGATGATGGCTTGAAACTGGGGCCCGAGAAGAGAGCGtagggtgtgtgtgtgtttgggatGCCTCTGCTTCCAGGCACCGAACACTGCGTTAAATGCTGCGCTCGTCACTCGACTCAACGCGACTCGAATCGTGGCTTAAATCTCACTCGTCACTCACTCGGCTGCCAATCGGAATGTGCGACCGTCTGCTTGGAAGCGTGCTTTCGAACTGAAGCCGTTTTTTGCTTCTAAACTGCTGAGCTGCTCGTTGCTGCCACAGCCACCACCAATACATGCGCGGAAAGCAGGTTGCTCCAGCTGAAAGCTCGGCTCGCCAGCAGCTCCCATAGCAAAAGTCCAATTGGGAGCTTTGCGGCGTTGCCAGATGGGTTGATTTGGTTGGAGTCTTTATACAATGGCGCCATCTGTGCGTGTGTTTCTgtttaacttttaaataaagCCCATCTATAACtgataaaaatgttttaaaaatgtttataatgaTTAGAAATTAGTTTTCTTGATCActcaaaacaacaaaaattatttgaaatgaatCGTTACAAAAAGTATGGATATTTCATAATGTTTCTCACCCAATGTGGACTTGAACGTACCAAGCCATGAGCCTTTGCTCATACAGAGCACTGAAAAGCCGTTGCACCTGCTTTCCACTCAGATTTCGAAGCGATTTCAACAATGCCTATACCCGTGGCCCGTTTCCCAGTCGAGTTGGTCAGATAATGAGTTACATGGACGACTGTTTCGCAGGCGCACCGCAGGAGTTCCTCATCTGCATCACGGTGCACAAGGCTGTCCAAGTGGGAGTGACTTCCGGCGAACTGTATGTGAGGATAAGCCTGGACAAGATGACCAAGAGCACCAAGTCCTATCCGAATACCGAAAATCCTTTCTTCAATGAGGTGGGTTTTTTactatatttattatatacaattacaattaaacATCCTTAGTACTTTGTTTTTGAGTTTCATTGCACGTTAACCGAACTCCTGCGCTTGACGATCCTCTTTGAGCTGAAGAAGCACATGACCTATAAGAAAAATGTGGTAGTGGGTGAGCTCCTGGTGGATCTACACAGCGTGTGGAACCAGACCAATCATGGTTACTTCAAGAAGTGGGGTCGCCTGGAAGCACCAATTGGCGAAAACCAAACCCTGGAAAACGCTGTGGCATCTCACGGGTATCTGCAACTCGATTTGGCCATCGTATCCCAGCATAGTCCGGTGTCTTTTGGACTTGGATCTGAGGAGGTGGACACCCAAAATCTGAACAAGTGGACGGTGGACCATGACTATGATGACATCGAGCGGTAAGCATATTAACATAATTATCAATGTTTTTCATAAACGGAATACCTCTAGAAATCTGCTGACCAACGTGAGCACCTTTGCGCCAAGTAATATTCGCTACTTTGTCGCCTTCTACCGGGGTTACTTCATCAGGCAGAGCAGCTACATGATTCAAGTATCGTTTGCCGGCTTCAATGTATCTGGCTCTCGGCATTGACTTGTGTTTCCGTTTCTAAAGTACAGATTCCATCCTTTCAAGGGCAAAACGCCGGTGGCCAAGAACACGACGACGCCCGTGTGGAACCACGAGATCAACTTTGCCTGGATGTTTCCATCGGTGGCCCAGCGATTCCTCATCCTAATTTTTGCCCACGAGCATCTGCAATGGAAATGCGTGGCCGAGTTTGAGTTGTCCCTCGAGGAGATTGCGTTTAAGGGTGAGTCATGTGGGTCACCAAAAAGCAGACTCTGTTTAACTACTGTATAGGAACGCCTTCCCTGGGACCCACCTACTTGCACCTCTACGATCCTGTCAATCCCATGATCTATGTGGGTCGTCTGCTAATGGAACTGCGTTCGGAAATGCTTACGGATTCCCAGCCCACCCACACGCTGTCCTCGAAGACGGTGCCTGGCTTGGATGAGACCCGTTTCTGGCACGACGATGTCTATCTGATTGAGTTCCTTCCACTCATGGGCCACCACATCCTGACCTCGGCTACGGCGTACAAGATCTCTGCGAGATTAGCCGAACACAACTCGAATGTGTTGGAAGGCCAGCTGAAAGCACCTTTGGATCGTTTCCGGTCGGCAATGAACTCGAAGAGTTTCCGGCGGGAGGCACCTTTCCGGTCCTGCATGTTTCGTGTCCGTTTGCCGGACAATCGAGCCAAGTACGAGAGTGACTTCTTCATGCTGGATGTAGTCAATTATATGGTAAGTCTATTGGCTTATTTAACCTTACATTTTAGTTGataataatttgatttgaatgACAGCGTTCCGAACTGGACACCTTCAAGCTCTTTCAGCGAAAGTATCCGCACCAGGATGAGGAGCAGGCCAAATGCCTGAAGCTCATTGTGGGCAGCATTTTGACCAGAATCAAGGAGGGTCTAGATGCCCACCGTTTCGACCACGACGTGCAACCACAGCGCACCACCTGGGACATCAATCGGCAGCTGTACCTCCTCGATTATTTCGCCAAGTTGCCACTGGAACTGCAACATCTTAAGCAGAGATTACGCAGCTGCTTTCTCGAGCACCTGGACACCTCCATTGCCGATGTGGTCAATGAGCTGCAGCGTTTGCTGGCTGAAATCGGAGCTCTTTCCAGTATGGCTCGCACGCAGGACGAGTGGCCGGAACTGGTGCTCTCCTTGAGTGCAGCTGGCAAGGATGTGGGTGTCTGTCGATTGAACGCCAAGCTCTTTCTGAACCTACGAACTCAGGAGGCGGATCTGGAGCAGGAGACCCTTTGCTGGCGTCTAAAGAGCTTTGCCTTCAAGTCCCCTGGTTGCACGCACACCTGCCCCAATTGTGGTTGCACCACGGCAATAGTATCCGGATGTTTAGCCATTGTTGTGGAACGGGAGCGAAAGGAGTTCCTTTCTGTACACAATGAAGATTGGACCAACATTGAGCCCATGCTGTGGCACCTGAATTCTGGACAGACGCACTTTCTCTGCCATGTGTACATACATCAGGCCAAAATTCGTCCTGGTGGCGAGAAAAAGAACATCTGTGATCCCCACCTGAGAGTCCTGTTTGCCGACCAGGCCTGTGAAACGTATACATCTCCCGGCACTCTATCGCCCATTTGGAATGCTGTGATCACCTTCAACTGGGTGTCACTGCCAGGTGGCATTGGTCTGTATGTAAGGAACCCTCCTCTCCTTTCTTTGGAGTTCTTCAACTCGGAACGCAGTCTACCGGAAGACCTTGTGGGCATGGGTAGCGTGGCAATGAGTGTCATTAGCGAGGATCGGGCCAGTGATTCCAATTGGGATGATGCTGGAGTATTTGGCTGCTCAAAGAATCCCTTGCGGAAGCTACAGAGATTGAAGTACCTGACTCCACCTCCCCTCAAATGGGTGTCGATAGCCAGAAAGGGAACACTTCAAGCTGAGGTTCTGATGTCAGCCGAGATCATTGAACTCTCCGTGGAACCCACTGGTCAGGAAGCCGCAAAGGAACCACAACTAGCAACGGGCATTCCAATGGCCATCAGGCCAAATATGCAGAACTTTGTGTGAGTTTGGTAAACATAGTTGGACACTTGACTTCATCAATTGTCCATGACAGCTTAGAGGTTTTCTTTGTGGGTCTGCGCAACTACTCCAAAAGCAGCATGAGTTCTGCGGGTAAGCGAAAGATCATTGTGATGATGGGTGATCTGGTCCTGGCCAGTGGACCATCCACGGCGCGCATCCGGAACAGCATCAACTTTTTGGTGGCCTACGCATCTGGAGTGGTTGTGAGTTAATGCCATAGAAATGTTAAAACCCGCCTATAACTATAGTACTCCGTCCAGAGTTTGCCAGATCAACAGGATTACTGGCCAGCGATTATAGCCACCGATGTCCTCCTCTCGGGATTCAGCAGTGAGTCCACACTGGGCGCAGCTCTCATACCCAATTCCTCGAACTTCCTGCAACGTGACAGGACCCTCAAGTGTGTGTTCAAGAAGGAGCAGGCCACCGGAGAGGCTTCCACCACGGTTAGTGTGGATGAAGATGATGAGGGCGAGGAAATGGAatgggaggaggaggagatcaAGCCCTCGAGGATCAGCAGCTGGTGGATGCGACTGCTCTTCGCTTTGGGTCTGCGACCAGCGCCCTATGCCAATCGTCACTCCCTAAGGTTCGATGATGACTTGAATGAACACGAATTGGTCGAGGAGCGGGAGTTCACCTGGTGGACAAAGTTCTACAACTCAATGTATTGGAGTGCGGCGGAGATGTCGCACGAGCACAAGCACCGCCTGGTTATCTACCATGAAGAGCTGGAGAAGCAGGACCAGTTTGGCTACCTCCAGGATTGGGCAGTGCCCGTCCAGTTGGTACACGGCGTGAAGTTCAAGAAGCATGGTCCACCCAAAGAAGATATCTATGCCACATTGAAGCTGCAACTCAAGTTGACCCCCTGTCAGTGCCCGGTTCTCGAGGATCTCGGAGGAGGTGGCGACATGGTTCGCAACATGTCTAACCCTATACATCCTCGCCATCAGTCCACACTCCAGTCACTGGGTGAGAACGTCAAACTATTGGTACGTGTTTACGTAGTCCAGGGTGTACAGATGCGTCCTCGGGATTTGAAAGGGGACTCCGATTGCTATGTAAAGCTGTTCCTTGGCGGCAAGACGGTTTCCGATAGAGCTCACTTCTCACCCAACCGCAGTAATCCAGTTTTCGGGCGTCTGTTTGAAATGGAGGCCACGCTGCCGGGAGATCACATGCTCCAAGTCATGGTGTATGATCATGACAAGATCAAGGACGAGGTGATCGGCCAGACAAACATCGATCTGGAGGATCGCTGGAGAACTAGGCATCGTGCCACAGTGGGCTTGGCCAACGAGTACACAAAGAGTGGCTATAACCACTGGCATGATGTGCGCTTGCCATCGGAAATTCTCATCGAACTCTGCCAAAAGAGGGGCATTCAGGCGCCCTACTATTATGGCAATGTGATTGAGGTGGATGGAATGCTCTTCGGGGACGAAACTGTAATCTCAAAGGGTGGGTTACTACTTGctctattaaaaatataagttattatataatttgttagATGAGGAGCTGCAAGAGCGACTCAGCCTAGCGGTGCTCAAGAATATGGACAAGTTGCCATCTTTCGGATACAAGTTGGTTCCCGAGCATGTGGAAACCCGCTCCCTGTGCCGAGATGATTTCCCAAATGTCGAACAGGTAATAGGAAACAATTACGCGCTAACCTATCCCAATGAAATGACTCATTTATAGTAAAAATAGCAGCGCCAAATTGGAGCTATACATTTATAGCCATAAAGAGTCTAGACAGCCATCATGAAAATTAACCAGCTTATCTGTGACAAATGGCATTTTAGCTATCAATCATTGATAACATTATGTAGTGTAATTTGAgatataaatttgtttttttggctAAGCACACTTACTAATGCAAACCATTGTCCAGGGCAAACTGCAACTGTGGATAGAGCTGTTCGAGGCGAACATCTATGTGCCCAGTCCCATCGACATAACCCCAGTGCCGCCCGCGGATTTCGAGGTGCGTGTTGTGGTCAAGAATCTGGTCGGGATTCAGGCGGGcgataaaaacatttttggcaaactAATGAGCGACGTCTACGTGATAGGGTGAGTGGCTGTGGGGCTTTCattggtgggtggtgctgctTATTACCCATGGGTTACAAGCGGATCCGCGTAAACGATATGCAATTACCGACGTTTTTCGGTGTACTTGTACAGATGGTGCGAGGATGAGGACAAGCGCCAATCGACCGATATCCATTACCGCTCATTTGCAGGAGATGCGGCATTTAATTGGCGCATGGTCTTCGGCATGAAGTACTCCCCCAACGAGGACCTGGTAAGCCGTGACCTTGCCTAATTGGTCAGGGTAACCAATACTCCAGCgccattttcacattttcccatttttccattAATTACACCGCGGACtcccatttctttttattatttatatacattttatagaTGGTAATCCGGCGAAAAGCGGGACTGCTGGAGGAAATGGAGTTCAAGAAGCCGCCCATTATCTATCTGCAGGTGTGGGACAAGGATGTGCTGTCCAAGGATGAGTACCTGGGCGCCCTGGAGCTGAATCTCTCCAACATGCACGTGCCATATCCAGTTGCCCAGCTATGCAAGCCCTATCCCAAGAAGCGGAAACGTATCAATCTCTTCAAGCGAAAGGTCATCAACGGTTGGTTTCCGCTGCAAAGTAATGCGCATCCATCGCAACGCAGCCAGTCCATGGTTCAGAATGTGAGTATTGCTGGGTTAACCACTCCTACTAGGTTACTCCTGACCTCCTCAGTGATTCCAGGGCAAAATGCAGCTGAGCATCGAGGTCTGCACGGATATGGAGGCCGTCAACCGGCCGGCTGGTCGTGGACAGGATCCACCGATGGCCTTGGAGCCGCCTTAGTAAGTTTCCTTCTGTTTTTAGTTCTGCTTAACTTGACAATGTTTTCATTGAATTATCCTACAGCAGACCGGATAGTTCTTTCAATCCACTGACGAATCCTTGCAAATCCTTTCGGCACATCCTCTGGCCCGCCATTCGAAAGTATGTCCTGTGGACTTTGCTCATATTGATTGTTATCCTGGGCCTGGTGCTCTTCTTTTCCAATCTGCCTGGCAAACTCATGACCATTCCACTCGAGTGAGAAGCACTTTTTATTCCTTTCTTTCCTGTTTGcttgtttaattgtttttgtttatattgctcgctaaattgaattttacCTTGCGTTTTGaaagtttttcaataaattagcTTCGTTGTTTCTATGCCCTGCTACTTGGTCActtaaaaagtaattaatttcattGGCTAATAGCCAGCTCCAGTTCCAAAGGGGGCTGAATGCCATTATGGCTGGGACTGGGAATGGGACGTAACCCCACTGAATTGTTATGACGTCGTGGTATAAAGAAGTTAAAAGGATTACATATAAGCATTTAAAGGcaatcaatattttaaatatcgTATGCAGTAGATGAGCAACTAGCTTTGTCGAGAcaataaaagtatttttattcTTCTACAAGATTCTGCTTAGAAAAATCACTTCTCCAGTTTCTTCTTGCGCTGGAAGCCCTTTAAAGCATCCAGAACTATCCCAGATAGATTTACTAGTATTTCACCATGTGGGTGACACAAGTGGCAATTCGCTTGTTTGTGGATGTCCATGTGTgcatatggtatatggtatcTATATCGGTTCGATTATGCCGGAGTGTTAATGTGCTAATGGCGGCAGTCGCGGCAAAACGAGACGAGAGTGACGAAAGTGACGAAAGGCTGCCATTGCTTATCAGGACCGCCCCGAACTGGTCTGAACCGTTCTGGCCGGGAAACCTATTGGGGCCCAAAGGCTGCCACGTTCAGTTGGTGTCCAGCTATCGAGGCTGTCGGTTCGCAAATCACTCAGCAGGAAACTAACTCACAGGACTCGCCCATCCCTTTACACAAATTGCCCATCAAGAGGTGCCAATTTAGTTTCATTATTAAAGTGTCTGATGTCCTTCAGAGTTGTGAGAGTTTCAACGCAATTTAGCTACATCCTTTGCCGTTGCAGGCAGAGTCCAGAGTCCTTGCTCGCGTTCTTGTAGTGCTTCCTCCACGTCGCAGGAAAGGATCGAGAGTGAAACATATGGCAAGCAGCCTTAAATGCGGCTAAACTCGGTGCGAAAATACTCGGAAAATTCCTGCTGCTGTCGCAGTTGTGCCTGCTCCGTGTGCTCCGTTCTAGTCTTGgccgaaatcaaaatcaagtTCAAGTTCTTTAAGTTCAAAGTCGATTGAAAATGTAAGTGCATCCTGTCCGCTGCTCACCAAGGAAAAACGAGCTACAGATCGAGTAGTTGGAAGATAGCTAAGGTAAGAGAAGGAttttattaaatcattttaatagtACATCCCATTATACAGACCATGTCATATATTCCTCATGACTTGACCCCAAGTAATCCCTTGAATGTCCCTTTAATTAAGGGATTTATTTACCAGATGGGCGGTCAATGTTTGCTATGATATTTGCCCACCATCACCACTTAGACTAATCGAAAGCCTCTAGTTTTGTCAACTCATCCAACTGGGTGTTGAAATAATCAGAGCTTTCTCTTACCTGAAGCTCTGTACCTgtaatttcattatttcgATATCATCCAATCACTTGATAATATCTGtttaatgtaattaaaagTTCGACAGAAAGTTCGGCTAGAAATATCTGCGTACTTTGAGTAGCCTTGCAGTTTGAATCCTTTGCTCGTCATAGCCAGTTCGAAAATGGGCCTGCAGGAAGTTAAGTATGTCTGGATTTACAGGGGCTTGACAATATGCAAATTGTATCCGTCGAGtggcgaaaataaacaaacccTTAATTAGACAGTTCCAGTTAATGGGCTTGCGAAAGGGAGTCCCGGCTTCGATTCCCTCGGGCAGTGGCTCCACTCGTAAATGTGTAGAATGACAAATGGCCATTGACTTGGTAGCCAGCCAGGCTatatttacatacacataGCTAGCTCAGTGCGTGCAAATTGGCCAAGGGTTACTTCTAGATTAGCTCCAGTTGCAGTTACGCTTCAGTTCTAGTCCGACACAGTTGTATCTAGTAAATCGTCCTGGCTCGTATCTCATATCTCGCATATCTGCGATATCATGTGACAGTCGAGTTATCTAAATTGGTTTGCTGTCGGTTAACGCGTTTGCAAACCGTTTAACCCAATCAATATCTAATTAGTCCACTGATTGTACCGCCCCATGATGTGTGATAAGTTGCGAAATACAAACGCGGCACTAACCACCGCGTACAGTCGCGACCAGCGGCCCTTTACGATTACAGCTGCGGACACGGATTGCAACCAGAGTGCCACGAGCACtagctccagctccaccagGATGCCCAAGCTCTACAACGGCGTCTACAGCGGCCAGTGCGGCGCCCTCTCACCACCTGACCTCATGGAGGCCCAGCCGAAGCTGCTGCCCAAGCCaaggagcaacagcagcggcagcaccGGTCGGAACAGCAAGGTGGGTGGCTTCAAAATGATATATATCTCTATTATAAGTTATGTTAATCTCGGGTTTAAAGCAAACATATTAACCAGAACTTTCTAAATGAAACAGAAATGGCTAAAATGGCTTACTATATACTTTCGTTCAAACTCGTTGTATTAAATTCAGTTTTATAATTACCCAGCACTTATGAATGATTTATGACTTAAACAATCCACTGACATTATCGACACCTCGTTGCAGTATTGGATATTTTCAATGATAATCGAGCGCAGCGCGGGTCCCAAGCGGCTGGAAATCGATGGCGATGATGCGGACACGCCGCTGGAGGCCATCCTGCCAGCCGAGCCGCCGGCGGAGGTCTGCCTCTTGCGTGACAGCCCCTTCAGGATACTGCGGGTGAGTAGCTCCTGGTTGGTAGCTCCAGGCAATTCTCCAAAGTGAGGAACCGAGGCAATTCCCGCAGCGAGAGCCATGATAAATGCTACTCCATGTGCTCCTGGCCTCGTGCCTTGAATGTTCTAGAAGCGGCCAGGGAAGCTCAAAAGCgatttttcaataaaatgtCAATAGGTTTTATGCAAAGAGTCAAGCACTTTTGTCCCATTTTTAAGGTATCTTAAGTTATTTAGtgcaattatttataataagcaGGTTATTTTAACTAATAGTAATTGGCGCAACAAGTCCTTTACACGCATTCAGCGCTTGAGAAGAAAGATTGAAATTGAAACCAATGCTATTGACTGACTGGCGAGTTCAACAAAAGAACACGAAGCACATCCTTTTCCAAAAAGGAACCGTGCCACACGCACCCGAAGTTGCCGCCAGTTGGCTATAAAAGCGAGGCAACTTGGTTCGAGATTTCAGTCATTCAGCGACTCTTTCTGCGTGGACTCAACTTGTTTTCCTCTGGATATTTACTCTCCATCGAGCTTACCAAAAATCTAGTTAACTTGGCAGAAAATCAGTGGCAcagcaattttatttattaaagttGTGACTTTATCTAActcgaaatcgaaatcgaattgaaaacaaaacagaaagtTGTTAcataaagtattttttttacgcattttaaatttgttctGCAGTAAAAAGTGAAAGCGTTTTATAAAATAATCGTCATAAATTCAACAGTACAAATATAACATTAAATATACAAACTGTAGCTCATTTAGTGATAACAACTGAACTTGttattttttaacatttattatatatcaaaatatataaaaaacaaagctATAAACATTTAGCCAACACAAAAACATGTTTATTGGTACAAAAACTGCAATTTAAGAGACATACGCATATCAAAGCTAAAAGTTTTATGATTAATGCAATCTAATTGAGTTTCGATCGGAATTAAAACCTAAACGAAATCAGAGCAACACAGAGCTAAATTCATGAGAATAGGAAAGGACTCAATTCAGAAGTTCACATAACCAAACTACAAGTTTTTGCAATGCAAAACGCATTCAAATTGAATGTCCACTGGAATTAAAGCCCCATTCATTTGAATGGGCAGAAAATAAAAGGGGAATTCAGAAGGCAGGAGCCAAACGCATATGGAAATTATATCAGAAAAAATCCATAACAAGTCAAGGCGCTCTAGAAATTTCGCCCGATGCCAACGGAGTTGTAAGGACAATAAGAGTTAAGCCACTAACTAAACACAAATGTAATTAAAGTCGACGAT
This portion of the Drosophila santomea strain STO CAGO 1482 chromosome 3L, Prin_Dsan_1.1, whole genome shotgun sequence genome encodes:
- the LOC120449612 gene encoding otoferlin isoform X6, with the translated sequence MSLCSYRALKSRCTCFPLRFRSDFNNAYTRGPFPSRVGQIMSYMDDCFAGAPQEFLICITVHKAVQVGVTSGELYVRISLDKMTKSTKSYPNTENPFFNEYFVFEFHCTLTELLRLTILFELKKHMTYKKNVVVGELLVDLHSVWNQTNHGYFKKWGRLEAPIGENQTLENAVASHGYLQLDLAIVSQHSPVSFGLGSEEVDTQNLNKWTVDHDYDDIERNLLTNVSTFAPSNIRYFVAFYRGYFIRQSSYMIQVSFAGFNGKTPVAKNTTTPVWNHEINFAWMFPSVAQRFLILIFAHEHLQWKCVAEFELSLEEIAFKGTPSLGPTYLHLYDPVNPMIYVGRLLMELRSEMLTDSQPTHTLSSKTVPGLDETRFWHDDVYLIEFLPLMGHHILTSATAYKISARLAEHNSNVLEGQLKAPLDRFRSAMNSKSFRREAPFRSCMFRVRLPDNRAKYESDFFMLDVVNYMRSELDTFKLFQRKYPHQDEEQAKCLKLIVGSILTRIKEGLDAHRFDHDVQPQRTTWDINRQLYLLDYFAKLPLELQHLKQRLRSCFLEHLDTSIADVVNELQRLLAEIGALSSMARTQDEWPELVLSLSAAGKDVGVCRLNAKLFLNLRTQEADLEQETLCWRLKSFAFKSPGCTHTCPNCGCTTAIVSGCLAIVVERERKEFLSVHNEDWTNIEPMLWHLNSGQTHFLCHVYIHQAKIRPGGEKKNICDPHLRVLFADQACETYTSPGTLSPIWNAVITFNWVSLPGGIGLYVRNPPLLSLEFFNSERSLPEDLVGMGSVAMSVISEDRASDSNWDDAGVFGCSKNPLRKLQRLKYLTPPPLKWVSIARKGTLQAEVLMSAEIIELSVEPTGQEAAKEPQLATGIPMAIRPNMQNFVLEVFFVGLRNYSKSSMSSAGKRKIIVMMGDLVLASGPSTARIRNSINFLVAYASGVVSLPDQQDYWPAIIATDVLLSGFSSESTLGAALIPNSSNFLQRDRTLKCVFKKEQATGEASTTVSVDEDDEGEEMEWEEEEIKPSRISSWWMRLLFALGLRPAPYANRHSLRFDDDLNEHELVEEREFTWWTKFYNSMYWSAAEMSHEHKHRLVIYHEELEKQDQFGYLQDWAVPVQLVHGVKFKKHGPPKEDIYATLKLQLKLTPCQCPVLEDLGGGGDMVRNMSNPIHPRHQSTLQSLGENVKLLVRVYVVQGVQMRPRDLKGDSDCYVKLFLGGKTVSDRAHFSPNRSNPVFGRLFEMEATLPGDHMLQVMVYDHDKIKDEVIGQTNIDLEDRWRTRHRATVGLANEYTKSGYNHWHDVRLPSEILIELCQKRGIQAPYYYGNVIEVDGMLFGDETVISKDEELQERLSLAVLKNMDKLPSFGYKLVPEHVETRSLCRDDFPNVEQ
- the LOC120449612 gene encoding otoferlin isoform X5 codes for the protein MSLCSYRALKSRCTCFPLRFRSDFNNAYTRGPFPSRVGQIMSYMDDCFAGAPQEFLICITVHKAVQVGVTSGELYVRISLDKMTKSTKSYPNTENPFFNEYFVFEFHCTLTELLRLTILFELKKHMTYKKNVVVGELLVDLHSVWNQTNHGYFKKWGRLEAPIGENQTLENAVASHGYLQLDLAIVSQHSPVSFGLGSEEVDTQNLNKWTVDHDYDDIERNLLTNVSTFAPSNIRYFVAFYRGYFIRQSSYMIQVSFAGFNGKTPVAKNTTTPVWNHEINFAWMFPSVAQRFLILIFAHEHLQWKCVAEFELSLEEIAFKGTPSLGPTYLHLYDPVNPMIYVGRLLMELRSEMLTDSQPTHTLSSKTVPGLDETRFWHDDVYLIEFLPLMGHHILTSATAYKISARLAEHNSNVLEGQLKAPLDRFRSAMNSKSFRREAPFRSCMFRVRLPDNRAKYESDFFMLDVVNYMRSELDTFKLFQRKYPHQDEEQAKCLKLIVGSILTRIKEGLDAHRFDHDVQPQRTTWDINRQLYLLDYFAKLPLELQHLKQRLRSCFLEHLDTSIADVVNELQRLLAEIGALSSMARTQDEWPELVLSLSAAGKDVGVCRLNAKLFLNLRTQEADLEQETLCWRLKSFAFKSPGCTHTCPNCGCTTAIVSGCLAIVVERERKEFLSVHNEDWTNIEPMLWHLNSGQTHFLCHVYIHQAKIRPGGEKKNICDPHLRVLFADQACETYTSPGTLSPIWNAVITFNWVSLPGGIGLYVRNPPLLSLEFFNSERSLPEDLVGMGSVAMSVISEDRASDSNWDDAGVFGCSKNPLRKLQRLKYLTPPPLKWVSIARKGTLQAEVLMSAEIIELSVEPTGQEAAKEPQLATGIPMAIRPNMQNFVLEVFFVGLRNYSKSSMSSAGKRKIIVMMGDLVLASGPSTARIRNSINFLVAYASGVVSLPDQQDYWPAIIATDVLLSGFSSESTLGAALIPNSSNFLQRDRTLKCVFKKEQATGEASTTVSVDEDDEGEEMEWEEEEIKPSRISSWWMRLLFALGLRPAPYANRHSLRFDDDLNEHELVEEREFTWWTKFYNSMYWSAAEMSHEHKHRLVIYHEELEKQDQFGYLQDWAVPVQLVHGVKFKKHGPPKEDIYATLKLQLKLTPCQCPVLEDLGGGGDMVRNMSNPIHPRHQSTLQSLGENVKLLVRVYVVQGVQMRPRDLKGDSDCYVKLFLGGKTVSDRAHFSPNRSNPVFGRLFEMEATLPGDHMLQVMVYDHDKIKDEVIGQTNIDLEDRWRTRHRATVGLANEYTKSGYNHWHDVRLPSEILIELCQKRGIQAPYYYGNVIEVDGMLFGDETVISKDEELQERLSLAVLKNMDKLPSFGYKLVPEHVETRSLCRDDFPNVEQGKLQLWIELFEANIYVPSPIDITPVPPADFEVRVVVKNLVGIQAGDKNIFGKLMSDVYVIGW